One genomic region from Deltaproteobacteria bacterium encodes:
- a CDS encoding polysaccharide deacetylase family protein, with amino-acid sequence MEPLIGYSALIERPPLRWPDEARVALWVQMNLEHFEIDAPGMSLPPSRSPGPIPDPKNAGWRDYGARVGIWRLMEMLDRYRLRASAPTNDQVCDYYPEIIREAVRREWELMGHGFNNSHTLGGLSPEDERAVIQASVAKLSAAAGRPTKGWLGPGLVETFNTLEILAEAGIEYVSDWCNDDQPYPIEVSSGRLIGVPYCMEVNDIYAFVGAGMDGESFYRMMCDQFDVLHAEGAETGRILGLCLHPFIGGQAHRAKWIDKGLQYILGHDGVWAATAEEISDWYYEHYYEDALARLREGARTAPGK; translated from the coding sequence ATGGAACCTCTCATCGGGTATTCGGCCCTGATCGAGCGCCCTCCCCTGCGCTGGCCGGACGAAGCCCGGGTGGCGCTGTGGGTGCAGATGAACCTGGAGCACTTCGAGATCGACGCCCCGGGCATGAGCCTGCCGCCGAGCCGCTCGCCCGGCCCCATCCCCGACCCCAAGAACGCCGGCTGGCGCGACTACGGCGCGCGGGTCGGTATCTGGCGGCTCATGGAGATGCTGGACCGCTACCGCCTTCGCGCCTCGGCCCCCACCAACGACCAGGTGTGCGACTATTATCCCGAGATCATCCGCGAGGCGGTGCGGCGCGAGTGGGAGCTCATGGGCCACGGGTTCAACAACTCGCACACCTTGGGCGGCCTCTCGCCCGAAGACGAGCGCGCCGTGATCCAAGCCAGCGTGGCGAAGCTGAGCGCGGCCGCCGGGCGCCCCACCAAGGGATGGCTCGGCCCCGGGCTCGTGGAGACCTTCAACACCCTGGAGATCCTGGCCGAGGCCGGCATCGAGTACGTCTCCGACTGGTGCAACGACGACCAGCCCTACCCCATCGAAGTGAGCAGCGGCCGGCTCATCGGCGTGCCCTACTGCATGGAGGTCAACGACATCTACGCCTTCGTGGGCGCCGGCATGGACGGCGAAAGCTTCTATCGGATGATGTGCGACCAGTTCGACGTGCTGCACGCCGAAGGCGCGGAGACGGGCCGCATCCTGGGCCTTTGCCTGCACCCCTTCATCGGCGGCCAGGCGCACCGCGCCAAGTGGATCGACAAGGGCCTGCAATACATCCTCGGGCACGACGGCGTGTGGGCCGCCACCGCCGAGGAGATCTCGGACTGGTACTACGAACACTACTACGAGGATGCGCTGGCGCGACTGCGAGAAGGGGCGCGGACCGCACCCGGCAAGTAA
- a CDS encoding M20/M25/M40 family metallo-hydrolase: MDDLQKQVLAGIREDELVTMAMDLVSISSPPGAEAPAGDYLAGRLAELGMRVQLQEVEPGRNNVVGRLPGSKGSPTLLFSGHFDTSTTGREAEVLGSGYTADIVGGGVPQATTADGWIHGLGASNMKGAFAAYWGAVRALQRAGVELAGDLLITGVVGETEKAPVDQYQGAEFRGGKVGSRFLVTHGVTADYAVIGEPTGMRLQIGETGYCFVKVTVYGRSQHTWSKEHGIDPIEKMMRVFTALQAWEPVFRERHPHPFMEGRIGIGAIQGGHPYKPSKCPAPFCNLYVDVRVVPGQSFMEVKKEIEAVLNELKADDPELQTDVELYLTGNGFELERDEPLVKAMERAHQNVYGEPVPYAAPNRYAVSSDAGPMFEYGIRGLTYGPGGISTGGQFANYDPAHRHSEVLKIEHLVKAAGVYALAALELCGPTS; encoded by the coding sequence ATGGATGATCTTCAGAAGCAGGTGCTGGCCGGGATCCGCGAGGACGAACTGGTGACCATGGCCATGGACCTGGTGAGCATTTCCAGCCCGCCGGGCGCGGAGGCGCCGGCCGGCGACTATCTCGCCGGACGGCTGGCGGAGCTGGGCATGCGCGTGCAGCTCCAGGAGGTGGAGCCGGGCCGCAACAACGTGGTGGGCCGGCTGCCCGGCAGCAAGGGCTCGCCCACGCTGCTCTTCAGCGGACACTTCGACACCAGCACCACCGGACGCGAGGCCGAGGTGTTGGGCAGCGGGTATACGGCCGACATCGTCGGCGGCGGCGTGCCCCAGGCCACCACCGCCGACGGGTGGATCCACGGGCTCGGCGCCAGCAACATGAAGGGCGCCTTCGCCGCCTACTGGGGCGCGGTGCGGGCGCTCCAGCGGGCCGGCGTGGAGCTGGCCGGCGATCTCCTCATAACCGGCGTGGTGGGCGAGACCGAGAAGGCGCCGGTGGACCAGTACCAGGGGGCGGAATTCCGCGGCGGCAAGGTGGGTTCGCGTTTCCTGGTGACCCATGGCGTCACCGCCGACTACGCCGTCATCGGCGAGCCCACCGGCATGCGCCTGCAGATCGGCGAGACCGGCTACTGCTTCGTCAAGGTGACGGTCTACGGCCGGTCCCAGCACACCTGGTCCAAGGAGCACGGCATCGACCCCATCGAGAAGATGATGCGCGTCTTCACCGCGCTGCAGGCGTGGGAGCCCGTGTTCCGGGAACGCCATCCGCATCCCTTCATGGAAGGCCGCATCGGCATCGGCGCCATCCAGGGCGGACACCCCTACAAGCCCTCCAAGTGCCCGGCGCCCTTCTGCAACCTGTACGTGGACGTGCGCGTGGTGCCGGGACAGAGCTTCATGGAGGTGAAAAAGGAAATCGAGGCGGTACTGAACGAACTGAAGGCCGATGACCCGGAGTTGCAAACCGACGTCGAGTTGTACCTGACGGGGAACGGCTTCGAGCTCGAGCGCGACGAGCCCCTGGTGAAGGCCATGGAGCGGGCCCATCAGAACGTCTACGGCGAGCCCGTCCCCTATGCCGCGCCCAACCGCTATGCCGTCTCCAGCGACGCCGGACCGATGTTCGAGTACGGCATCCGGGGCCTGACCTACGGCCCCGGCGGCATCTCCACCGGCGGCCAGTTCGCCAACTACGACCCGGCCCATAGACACAGCGAGGTGCTGAAGATAGAGCACCTGGTCAAGGCCGCCGGCGTATACGCCCTGGCCGCCCTGGAACTGTGCGGCCCGACGTCGTAG
- a CDS encoding amidohydrolase has product MASNAWRDADLAFVNGRVITMNQRDQVVEAVAVADNRIVRVGSNESVEALVGNDTRVVNLAGRALTPGFVENHMHIINAVEDRKWINCGPEVASSIDDVAAAVKQRVDQTPAGELIVGWGFDHHRLRERRYPTRRDLDPVSPNHPVLLRQRESMSWTANTAALRRMGIEDDTPDPPGGPMLRDQQGAPLGPMWDNCRVVYIFPTITPPTLEELAEGYGWACQYLNGLGVTSVDEASIRNEHETHAWQLLRARGGLTARIYLNIYPVYGTQWDIETAAYRIFRSGMRTGYGDDWLRLGPAVIGIDGGVQGQTAALFEPYSNDPDGKFRGSFRCSQEMADEFCLEAHKAGFQIAAIPHGDHGITVTLDAIEKAQKAFPRPDARHRLEHAYLWNAELLDRAAGLGVVYNAQPPILEVLGEACTLEPWGAERSRYAFPMKSLLDRGVISSGGSDMPIVTANPMVGIDCLVNRRLDPSPGGTVLNPDERLTVMEAMRIYTYNGAYAHFEEQSKGSIEEGKLADLALLSRDILTAPAEEIRHITVDMTVVDGKVVHEAG; this is encoded by the coding sequence ATGGCAAGCAACGCTTGGCGCGACGCGGATCTGGCGTTCGTCAACGGACGCGTCATTACGATGAACCAGCGGGACCAGGTGGTCGAGGCGGTGGCGGTGGCGGACAACCGCATCGTCCGCGTGGGCTCCAACGAATCCGTGGAGGCATTGGTCGGCAACGACACCCGCGTGGTGAACCTGGCGGGGCGCGCGTTGACTCCCGGGTTCGTGGAAAACCACATGCACATCATCAACGCGGTGGAGGACCGCAAGTGGATCAACTGCGGCCCGGAGGTCGCCTCCTCCATCGACGACGTCGCCGCGGCCGTGAAGCAACGCGTGGACCAGACCCCCGCCGGCGAACTGATCGTGGGCTGGGGCTTCGACCACCACCGGCTGCGGGAGCGGCGCTACCCGACGCGGCGCGACCTGGACCCGGTCTCCCCCAACCACCCGGTGCTGCTGCGCCAGCGCGAGTCCATGAGCTGGACCGCCAACACGGCCGCGCTGCGCCGCATGGGCATTGAGGACGACACCCCGGATCCTCCCGGCGGCCCCATGCTCCGGGACCAGCAGGGAGCGCCCCTGGGTCCCATGTGGGACAACTGCCGGGTGGTCTACATCTTCCCCACCATCACGCCGCCGACGCTGGAAGAACTCGCGGAAGGCTACGGTTGGGCGTGCCAGTACCTGAACGGGCTCGGGGTCACCAGCGTGGACGAGGCGTCCATCCGCAACGAGCACGAGACCCACGCGTGGCAGCTCCTGCGCGCCCGCGGCGGCCTCACGGCGCGCATCTATCTCAACATCTATCCGGTCTACGGCACCCAGTGGGACATCGAGACCGCAGCCTACAGGATATTCCGCTCGGGCATGCGCACCGGCTACGGCGACGACTGGCTCCGCCTCGGGCCGGCGGTCATCGGCATCGACGGCGGCGTGCAGGGACAGACGGCGGCGCTCTTCGAGCCCTACTCCAACGACCCCGACGGAAAATTTCGCGGGAGCTTCCGCTGCTCCCAGGAGATGGCGGACGAGTTCTGCCTGGAAGCCCACAAGGCCGGCTTCCAGATCGCCGCCATCCCCCACGGCGACCACGGCATCACCGTGACCCTGGACGCCATCGAAAAGGCCCAGAAGGCCTTCCCACGCCCGGACGCGCGCCACCGCCTGGAGCACGCCTACCTGTGGAACGCCGAGCTGCTGGACCGTGCCGCCGGCCTCGGCGTCGTCTACAACGCCCAGCCGCCGATCCTGGAGGTGCTGGGCGAAGCCTGCACCCTGGAGCCCTGGGGCGCGGAGCGCTCGCGGTACGCGTTTCCCATGAAGTCGCTGCTGGACCGCGGAGTGATCTCCTCGGGCGGCTCCGACATGCCCATCGTCACCGCGAACCCCATGGTGGGCATCGACTGCCTGGTCAACCGGCGCCTGGACCCGAGCCCGGGGGGCACGGTGCTGAATCCCGACGAGCGCCTGACGGTCATGGAGGCAATGCGGATCTACACCTACAACGGCGCCTACGCGCACTTCGAGGAGCAGAGCAAGGGTTCCATCGAGGAAGGCAAGCTCGCCGACCTGGCCTTGTTGTCCCGGGACATCCTGACGGCGCCGGCGGAGGAGATCCGGCACATCACCGTGGACATGACCGTGGTGGACGGCAAGGTCGTGCACGAGGCCGGGTAG